In Juglans microcarpa x Juglans regia isolate MS1-56 chromosome 8D, Jm3101_v1.0, whole genome shotgun sequence, the following are encoded in one genomic region:
- the LOC121242216 gene encoding uncharacterized protein LOC121242216, protein MAEQTNSSSVVPFTVEFDPRSPYFLTNADNPGVLLVSEKLDNRNYHSSSCSMFLSLKARNKLGFIDGSLPLPTTTDPLFSPWSKCDTIVLSWMLNSLSLKIAQSVIHVDSSYALLLELKERFSQGNGPRIFELQTAISALRQDQNDVSTYFTILKILWDELLNYQPLPVCYCQGCKCNSSKVFAAHHHKNYVMKFLMGLTDAFDNVRGQILMMDHLPSINKTFSLVIQEKRQRLVSNRSISLASVESVVLAAKTDAGFKNFKANP, encoded by the coding sequence ATGGCTGAGCAAACAAACTCTTCTTCCGTTGTTCCTTTCACTGTTGAATTTGATCCTCGTAGCCCTTACTTTCTCACCAACGCTGATAATCCTGGAGTTCTTCTGGTCAGTGAAAAATTAGACAATCGCAACTATCATTCGTCGTCATGCTCCATGTTTCTTTCCTTGAAGGCTCGCAACAAGCTTGGCTTCATTGATGGCTCACTTCCTCTTCCAACAACAACTGATCCTCTATTCTCTCCATGGAGTAAGTGTGACACAATTGTGCTCTCATGGATGTTGAATTCTCTATCCTTGAAGATTGCTCAGAGTGTCATACATGTGGATTCATCCTATGCATTGTTGCTTGAACTGAAGGAACGTTTTTCACAAGGAAATGGTCCTCGCATCTTCGAATTGCAAACTGCAATCTCTGCCCTACGTCAAGACCAGAATGATGTTAGCACATACTTTACAATTCTCAAGATACTATGGGATGAACTTTTGAATTATCAACCCTTACCTGTCTGTTATTGTCAAGGATGCAAGTGTAATTCTTCTAAGGTTTTTGCTGCACATcatcataaaaattatgttatgaAGTTTCTTATGGGACTCACCGATGCTTTTGATAATGTTAGAGGTCAGATCTTGATGATGGATCATCTACCTTCAATTAACAAAACCTTTTCTCTTGTTATACAAGAAAAGAGACAAAGACTTGTTAGTAATCGAAGCATCTCCTTAGCTTCAGTTGAATCCGTGGTTCTAGCTGCCAAAACTGACGctggttttaaaaattttaaggcTAATCCATGA